One Paraburkholderia aromaticivorans genomic region harbors:
- a CDS encoding oxidoreductase, giving the protein MSKTFLITGVSSGFGRAFAQAALDAGHAVVGTVRNEAARDAFTALAAERAHAVVLDVTDFETIAPAVAAVAQAVGPIDVLVNNAGYGHEGTLEESPLDDLRRQFDVNVYGAVAMIKAVLPAMRERRSGHIVNITSMGGFITMPGIAYYCGSKFALEGITDTLAKEVAGFGIKVTAVAPGSFRTDWAGRSMVRASRSVADYDALFDPIREAREAKSGNQAGDPRKAAQALLEIVAAKNPPVHLLLGNDAFDLVKTKLAALNEEIEQWETLSRSTDFA; this is encoded by the coding sequence ATGAGCAAAACGTTTCTGATCACCGGCGTCAGTTCCGGTTTTGGCCGCGCCTTCGCGCAGGCGGCGCTCGATGCGGGCCATGCCGTCGTCGGCACGGTGCGCAATGAAGCGGCGCGCGATGCGTTCACGGCGCTGGCGGCCGAACGGGCCCACGCCGTCGTGCTCGACGTCACGGATTTCGAGACGATCGCGCCCGCCGTCGCTGCCGTTGCTCAAGCGGTCGGCCCGATCGACGTGCTCGTCAACAATGCCGGCTACGGACACGAGGGCACGCTGGAAGAATCGCCGCTCGACGATCTGCGCCGTCAATTCGACGTCAACGTGTACGGCGCGGTGGCGATGATCAAGGCCGTGCTGCCCGCCATGCGCGAACGCCGCTCGGGCCACATCGTCAACATCACGTCGATGGGCGGCTTCATTACGATGCCCGGCATTGCGTACTACTGCGGCAGCAAGTTCGCGCTCGAAGGCATCACCGATACGCTCGCAAAAGAAGTGGCCGGCTTTGGCATCAAGGTCACGGCCGTCGCCCCCGGCTCGTTTCGCACGGATTGGGCTGGCCGCTCGATGGTCCGCGCAAGCCGCAGCGTCGCCGACTATGACGCTCTGTTCGACCCGATCCGCGAGGCACGCGAGGCGAAGAGCGGCAACCAGGCGGGTGATCCGCGGAAAGCGGCGCAGGCGCTGCTGGAAATCGTCGCGGCAAAGAATCCGCCGGTGCATCTGCTGCTCGGCAACGATGCGTTCGACCTGGTGAAGACGAAGCTGGCGGCGCTGAACGAGGAGATCGAACAGTGGGAAACGCTGTCGCGCTCGACTGACTTCGCTTGA
- a CDS encoding AraC family transcriptional regulator, producing MSTGPAVKHKRQDPSARQRMVALLENLAPLEGYNLTALPDVRFLRSNRPLSRSPVLYDPGVVIVCQGRKRGFLGETVYVYDAQHYLAVSVPVPFSMETEASEAEPLLAIYFRLDFKLAADLMLQLDERDAGVPAEPRGMMSTPLDAKLSASVLRFLEAMNVPLEAELLGPALVREIYFHVLTGEQGGSMRAALTAQGQFARIAKVIRKIHACYREPLDIEQLALEANMSVPSFHSHFKAVTRTSPMQYLKSTRLHQARLLMVRNDVTAALACVQVGYESASQFSREFKRLFGRSPVEEAERMRKSFAVPPPAPGTIFVASH from the coding sequence ATGTCGACAGGGCCCGCAGTGAAGCACAAGCGTCAGGATCCGAGCGCGCGGCAACGCATGGTGGCCTTGCTCGAAAATCTCGCGCCGCTGGAAGGCTACAACCTCACCGCGCTCCCCGACGTGCGCTTTCTGCGGTCGAACCGGCCGCTCAGCCGCTCACCGGTGCTGTACGACCCGGGTGTGGTGATCGTCTGCCAGGGGCGCAAGCGGGGCTTTCTCGGCGAGACGGTCTATGTGTACGACGCGCAGCACTACCTGGCCGTCTCGGTGCCGGTGCCGTTCTCGATGGAAACCGAGGCAAGCGAGGCGGAGCCCTTGCTCGCCATCTATTTCCGCCTCGACTTCAAGCTGGCCGCCGATCTGATGCTGCAACTCGACGAGCGGGACGCGGGCGTGCCGGCCGAACCGCGCGGCATGATGTCGACGCCGCTCGACGCGAAGCTGAGCGCTTCCGTGTTGCGCTTTCTGGAAGCGATGAACGTGCCGTTGGAAGCCGAACTGCTAGGCCCAGCGCTGGTGCGCGAAATCTACTTCCACGTGCTGACCGGCGAGCAGGGCGGATCGATGCGCGCCGCGCTGACCGCGCAAGGCCAGTTCGCCCGGATCGCCAAGGTGATCCGCAAGATTCACGCGTGCTATCGCGAACCGCTCGACATCGAGCAACTCGCGCTGGAAGCGAACATGAGCGTGCCCAGCTTCCACTCGCACTTCAAGGCCGTGACGCGCACGTCGCCGATGCAATATCTGAAGTCGACACGGCTTCATCAGGCGCGCCTGCTGATGGTGAGAAACGACGTGACGGCGGCGCTCGCGTGCGTGCAGGTGGGCTATGAAAGCGCCTCGCAATTCAGCCGCGAATTCAAGCGCCTGTTCGGCCGCAGTCCGGTCGAAGAGGCCGAGCGGATGCGCAAATCCTTCGCCGTGCCGCCGCCTGCGCCGGGCACGATCTTCGTCGCGTCGCACTGA
- a CDS encoding glutathione S-transferase family protein: MLQILGKTSSINVRKVLWTCAELALPFEQEDWGSGFRATGVPEFLALNPNAMVPVIKDGEFVLWESNSIIRYLAGRYHGEWLYPVDPRERARCDQWIDWQASELNRSWSYAFLALVRHSPAHQDPRQIDLSCANWARHMAMIEGQLRKTGAFIAGDAFSLADIPLALSINRWLDTPLQHGDLPAVAAYMARLATREGYRTYCRNGTP, translated from the coding sequence ATGCTACAGATACTCGGCAAGACCTCGTCCATCAACGTCCGCAAAGTCCTGTGGACGTGTGCGGAGCTCGCGCTTCCATTCGAACAGGAAGACTGGGGCTCCGGATTCCGCGCGACCGGCGTGCCGGAATTTCTCGCGCTGAATCCCAATGCGATGGTCCCCGTCATCAAGGACGGGGAGTTCGTATTGTGGGAGTCGAATTCGATCATCCGCTACCTGGCCGGCCGCTATCACGGCGAGTGGTTGTATCCCGTCGATCCACGCGAGCGTGCCCGCTGCGATCAATGGATCGACTGGCAGGCGAGCGAATTGAATCGGTCCTGGAGCTACGCCTTTCTGGCGCTGGTCCGGCATTCTCCGGCGCACCAGGATCCGCGGCAGATCGATCTGTCGTGCGCGAACTGGGCGAGGCATATGGCCATGATCGAGGGCCAGTTGCGGAAAACCGGCGCGTTCATCGCGGGAGACGCGTTTTCGCTCGCGGACATTCCGCTCGCGCTGTCCATCAACCGCTGGCTGGACACGCCGTTGCAGCACGGCGATTTACCCGCGGTCGCGGCGTATATGGCGCGTCTCGCCACGCGCGAAGGCTACCGGACGTATTGCCGCAACGGTACGCCGTAA
- a CDS encoding darcynin family protein: MTSSAKESVLTVFMLVKTRPEWLAMPADERSRQLAEHVEPILKHHADEIRLSYYDIEFYSARVTDIWLWHATSHHAYELVVEALRETPFWDRYFDIVEILPGVENGYAKNHDRDALTAA, from the coding sequence ATGACTTCATCTGCGAAAGAATCCGTACTGACCGTCTTCATGCTGGTCAAAACGCGGCCGGAATGGCTCGCCATGCCTGCCGACGAACGCTCCCGCCAACTGGCCGAACACGTCGAGCCGATCCTGAAGCATCACGCCGACGAGATCAGACTGAGCTACTACGACATCGAGTTTTATTCGGCGCGCGTCACCGATATCTGGCTGTGGCATGCAACGAGCCATCATGCGTATGAACTCGTGGTCGAAGCCTTGCGCGAGACGCCTTTCTGGGACCGCTACTTCGATATCGTGGAGATTCTGCCGGGCGTGGAGAACGGCTACGCGAAAAACCACGACCGCGACGCGCTGACGGCGGCTTGA
- a CDS encoding TetR/AcrR family transcriptional regulator, whose amino-acid sequence MAKSASTQRLKPRKAPLQRRSAQTVEAVLEAAARILETRGLDGYTTNAVAERAGVSIGSLYQYFPNRDALTVALIERETAQLVADVEAAALLENSRDSVQAMVRASVAHQMRRPVLARIIDMEERRLPVDERNQRIADTIHAALVSALTEKTQVPELDDVDRVARDLLAIVRGMVDQAGERDERDAAALEVRVMRAVDGYVAQSRKVDGNEPV is encoded by the coding sequence ATGGCCAAATCCGCTTCCACGCAGCGTCTGAAGCCCCGTAAAGCGCCGCTTCAACGGCGTTCGGCGCAAACTGTCGAGGCCGTCCTCGAAGCGGCGGCTCGCATTCTGGAGACACGCGGGCTCGACGGCTACACGACCAACGCGGTCGCGGAGCGGGCCGGCGTCAGCATCGGCTCGCTCTATCAATACTTTCCGAATCGCGACGCGTTGACCGTGGCGTTGATCGAGCGCGAAACCGCGCAACTGGTGGCGGACGTCGAAGCGGCGGCGTTACTGGAGAACTCGCGTGACAGCGTGCAGGCGATGGTCCGCGCGTCCGTCGCGCATCAGATGCGCAGGCCGGTGCTGGCGCGCATCATCGATATGGAGGAGCGCCGCTTGCCGGTCGACGAGCGCAATCAGCGCATCGCCGACACGATTCATGCGGCGCTGGTCAGCGCGCTGACGGAGAAGACGCAGGTGCCCGAACTGGACGATGTGGATCGCGTCGCGCGCGATCTGCTGGCGATCGTGCGCGGTATGGTCGATCAGGCGGGCGAGCGCGACGAGCGTGACGCCGCCGCGCTGGAAGTGCGTGTGATGCGCGCGGTGGACGGCTACGTGGCGCAGTCGAGAAAGGTGGACGGCAACGAACCGGTATAG
- the fabV gene encoding enoyl-ACP reductase FabV: MIIKPRVRGFICVTTHPTGCEANVREQIDYVKARGPIANGPKKVLVIGASTGYGLAARISAAFGSDAATLGVFFERAGSETKAGTAGWYNTAAFEKFATEKGLYATSINGDAFSDAVKQSTIEVIKRDLGQVDLVVYSLAAPKRTHPKSGEVFSSTLKPVGKAVNLRGIDTDKEVIKETVLEPATQQEIDDTVAVMGGEDWQMWIDALLEAGVLADGAKTTAFTYLGEKITHDIYWNGSIGAAKKDLDQKVLGIREKLAAKGGDARVSVLKAVVTQASSAIPMMPLYLSLLFKVMKEKGTHEGCIEQVYGLYKDSLYGTAPHIDEEGRLRADYKELDPEVQNRVQELWTQVTNDNIYELTDFSGYKTDFLRLFGFEIAGVDYEADVNPDVQIPKLVQV, translated from the coding sequence ATGATCATCAAACCGCGCGTGCGTGGCTTTATCTGCGTTACCACCCATCCGACCGGCTGCGAAGCCAACGTCCGCGAACAGATCGACTACGTCAAGGCACGCGGTCCCATCGCCAACGGCCCGAAGAAGGTGCTCGTGATCGGCGCATCCACGGGCTACGGGCTCGCGGCCCGCATCAGCGCGGCGTTTGGCTCGGACGCCGCCACGCTCGGCGTGTTCTTCGAGCGCGCCGGCAGCGAAACCAAGGCGGGCACGGCCGGCTGGTACAACACCGCCGCCTTCGAGAAATTCGCCACGGAAAAAGGCCTGTACGCGACCAGCATCAACGGCGACGCTTTCTCCGACGCCGTCAAGCAAAGCACCATCGAGGTCATCAAGCGCGATCTGGGTCAGGTCGATCTGGTGGTCTACAGCCTCGCCGCGCCCAAGCGCACGCATCCGAAGAGCGGCGAAGTGTTCAGCTCGACGCTCAAGCCGGTCGGCAAGGCCGTGAATCTGCGCGGCATCGACACGGACAAGGAAGTCATCAAGGAAACCGTCCTCGAACCCGCCACCCAGCAAGAAATCGACGACACCGTCGCGGTGATGGGCGGCGAAGACTGGCAGATGTGGATCGACGCCCTGCTCGAAGCCGGCGTGCTCGCGGACGGCGCGAAGACCACCGCGTTCACCTATCTCGGCGAGAAGATCACCCACGACATCTACTGGAACGGCTCGATCGGCGCGGCCAAGAAGGACCTCGACCAGAAAGTGCTGGGCATTCGCGAGAAGCTCGCGGCCAAGGGCGGCGACGCGCGCGTCTCGGTGCTCAAGGCGGTCGTCACGCAGGCCAGCTCTGCGATCCCGATGATGCCGCTGTATTTGTCGCTGCTCTTCAAGGTCATGAAGGAGAAAGGCACGCACGAGGGCTGCATCGAACAGGTCTACGGCCTGTATAAGGACAGCCTGTACGGCACGGCGCCGCACATCGACGAAGAAGGCCGTCTGCGCGCCGACTACAAGGAACTCGATCCCGAGGTGCAGAACCGCGTGCAGGAACTGTGGACGCAGGTGACCAACGACAATATCTACGAACTCACCGACTTCAGCGGCTACAAGACGGATTTCCTGCGTCTGTTCGGCTTCGAGATCGCGGGCGTGGATTACGAAGCGGACGTCAATCCGGACGTGCAGATTCCGAAGCTCGTGCAGGTTTGA
- a CDS encoding transglycosylase domain-containing protein, which yields MKRLIPSFLAALDKGLTLANPLVAQALWHLRHPTRRGVLKACAALPLLLVLYVLILIPFTPSIGDIRKAKIEQPAQILSADGKLLAEFKPSNREWVKLKDISPNVVNALIATEDHRFYQHWGLDWRRTASAALHTFSGDRQGGSTITQQLARNLYPDEIGRAPTLTRKLKEAITAFKIEALYSKDEILETYLNTVPFLYNAYGIEMAARTYFDKSASDLNVLESATLTGMLKGNSYYNPVLNPERALQRRNTVLGQMVKYGKLTPAAYATLSRRSLRIDFERQTEPPGPAPHFAQQLRKWLASWADRNDYNMYADGLVVRTTIDSRLQTMATQAVTLQGNQLQGIANAAWGTRAGCSNGKDLLQTFLRETPDYRAAKDTGLTDDDALKRVLSDRDLVKSVCESKTRVQADFLAMDPRNGQIRAWVGSRDFSQDPFDHVQQARRQPGSTFKPFVYAAAFESGAKPADTFVDKPVEIPLAGGEVWRPSDEDEPSERKISLRDGLAYSRNRITAQLMETVGPNKVARLARAMGVRDSELDPVPSLALGTSPVTLKEMVSAYGTIANLGGYVEPVMVTRIENRKGEVLAEFAPVPAKQELPADTDRVLIDVMRDVVNRGTGSSIRSRFGVRGDVAGKTGTTQGNADGWFILIHPQLVAGAWVGFNDSRVTLRSDYWGQGAHSALPIVGDFFQRAQRSRLVDSRVKFATDQQPGWFAERSGRLREWFQNLFAGSPGKPEAPVVPRGTTRRAPAAAPEQPTVAQSASTAVAEPRALPQPPMLPAPGSAPVAASGAVDGEARGGGEPALAPTPTPDDVVPPDAGSPANALPETSASGRGSP from the coding sequence GTGAAGCGCCTCATCCCCTCATTTCTGGCGGCCCTCGATAAAGGGCTGACTCTCGCCAACCCGCTCGTCGCCCAGGCCCTGTGGCATTTGCGCCATCCTACGCGCCGTGGCGTGCTGAAGGCTTGCGCGGCGCTTCCGCTGCTGTTGGTGCTGTACGTGCTGATCCTGATTCCGTTCACACCGAGCATCGGCGACATCCGCAAGGCCAAGATCGAGCAGCCGGCGCAGATCCTGTCGGCGGACGGCAAACTGCTCGCCGAATTCAAGCCGTCCAACCGCGAGTGGGTCAAGCTCAAGGACATCTCGCCGAACGTGGTGAATGCGCTGATCGCCACCGAAGACCACCGCTTCTACCAGCATTGGGGGCTCGACTGGCGGCGCACGGCCTCGGCCGCGCTGCATACGTTTTCCGGCGACCGGCAGGGCGGTTCGACCATCACGCAGCAGCTCGCCCGCAATCTCTATCCCGACGAGATCGGCCGCGCGCCGACGCTCACGCGCAAGCTGAAGGAAGCGATCACGGCCTTCAAGATCGAAGCGCTCTATAGCAAGGACGAGATTCTCGAGACCTACCTGAACACGGTGCCGTTTCTCTATAACGCCTACGGCATCGAGATGGCGGCGCGCACCTATTTCGACAAGTCGGCCTCCGACCTGAACGTGCTGGAAAGCGCGACGCTCACTGGCATGCTCAAGGGCAACAGCTACTACAACCCGGTGCTGAACCCCGAGCGCGCGCTGCAGCGGCGCAATACGGTGCTCGGCCAGATGGTCAAGTACGGAAAACTGACGCCGGCCGCCTACGCGACGCTCAGCCGCCGGTCGCTGCGGATCGATTTCGAGCGCCAGACCGAGCCGCCGGGACCCGCGCCGCATTTTGCGCAGCAATTGCGCAAGTGGCTGGCGTCGTGGGCGGATCGGAACGACTACAACATGTACGCCGACGGGCTGGTGGTGCGCACCACCATCGACTCGCGTCTGCAGACCATGGCCACTCAGGCCGTGACCTTGCAGGGCAACCAGTTGCAGGGCATCGCGAACGCGGCGTGGGGCACCCGTGCGGGCTGCTCGAACGGTAAGGATCTGCTGCAGACCTTCCTGCGCGAAACGCCCGACTACCGCGCCGCCAAAGACACCGGCCTGACCGATGACGACGCGCTTAAACGCGTCTTGTCCGACCGCGACCTCGTGAAGTCAGTGTGCGAGTCCAAAACGCGCGTACAGGCGGACTTTCTCGCGATGGACCCGCGCAACGGCCAGATCCGCGCGTGGGTGGGCAGCCGCGATTTCAGCCAGGACCCGTTCGACCACGTCCAGCAGGCGCGGCGCCAGCCGGGCTCGACCTTCAAGCCCTTCGTCTACGCGGCGGCCTTCGAGTCGGGCGCCAAGCCCGCCGACACCTTCGTCGACAAGCCGGTGGAAATTCCGCTGGCAGGCGGCGAAGTCTGGCGTCCGAGCGACGAGGACGAGCCGAGCGAGCGCAAGATCAGCCTGCGCGACGGGCTCGCGTATTCGCGCAACCGGATTACCGCGCAACTGATGGAGACGGTCGGACCGAACAAGGTCGCGAGATTGGCTCGCGCAATGGGCGTGCGCGATAGTGAACTCGACCCGGTGCCGTCGCTCGCGCTCGGCACGAGCCCCGTCACGCTGAAGGAAATGGTCTCGGCCTACGGCACGATCGCCAACCTTGGCGGCTACGTGGAACCGGTGATGGTGACGCGCATCGAGAACCGCAAAGGCGAGGTGCTGGCGGAGTTCGCGCCGGTGCCGGCCAAACAGGAACTGCCTGCCGACACCGACCGCGTGCTCATCGACGTCATGCGCGACGTGGTGAACCGTGGCACGGGTTCGAGCATTCGCAGCCGTTTCGGCGTGCGCGGCGACGTCGCGGGCAAGACGGGCACGACGCAGGGTAACGCGGATGGCTGGTTCATCCTGATCCATCCGCAACTCGTGGCGGGCGCGTGGGTCGGCTTCAACGACAGCCGCGTGACCTTGCGCAGCGACTATTGGGGGCAGGGGGCGCACAGCGCGCTGCCGATCGTCGGCGATTTCTTCCAGCGCGCGCAGCGTTCGAGGCTGGTCGACAGCCGCGTCAAATTCGCGACTGACCAGCAGCCGGGCTGGTTCGCCGAGCGCTCGGGCAGGTTGCGCGAGTGGTTCCAGAATCTGTTCGCGGGATCGCCGGGCAAGCCGGAGGCGCCGGTGGTGCCGCGCGGCACGACGCGTCGCGCGCCGGCTGCCGCGCCGGAACAACCGACGGTTGCGCAGTCGGCGTCGACTGCGGTGGCCGAGCCGCGAGCGTTGCCGCAGCCGCCGATGTTGCCGGCGCCAGGTTCCGCGCCGGTGGCGGCGAGCGGGGCGGTCGATGGTGAAGCGCGCGGTGGCGGCGAACCGGCACTGGCGCCGACGCCCACGCCGGACGATGTGGTGCCGCCGGATGCCGGCAGTCCGGCTAACGCGTTGCCGGAAACATCGGCAAGTGGTCGCGGGTCGCCGTGA
- a CDS encoding MFS transporter has translation MELEARTMKRVTVRLVPFLILCYFIAYLDRVNVGFAALQMNKALGLSASAFGFGAGIFFIAYFFFEVPSNLLLEKFGARRWIARIMFTWGILAGAMAYIPDIARFTGLSPAHVFYGLRILLGVAEAGFFPGIIFLLTLWFPAAYRGRVVGYFMAAIPLSTVIGGPISGALLSMNGFGGLAGWQWVYLIEAAPALVLAFVVLSYLTDKPADATWLAADERGWLVARQKQERAHREAVHTFSVKEALFNPRVLAVALIYFGANATNYGLSFFLPQIVKSFGLTNLQTGFVTSLPYIVGVISMVFWGRHSDRKLERKWHVAIALLVAAGGIAAAAGLDNPVQKMIALSIAGFGIFGCLPVIWTLPASFLSGAAAAGGIAAVNSLGNLAGFFGPYAMGWIKDSTGGFGAGLLCLSGAGLVGVAAVLLLHHDASLEASAGFSDPEVAGATKAAGS, from the coding sequence ATGGAACTCGAAGCACGCACCATGAAACGTGTAACGGTTCGGCTCGTGCCGTTCCTGATCCTGTGTTATTTCATTGCCTATCTCGACCGCGTCAACGTCGGCTTTGCTGCACTACAGATGAACAAGGCGCTCGGCCTGTCCGCGAGTGCTTTCGGTTTCGGCGCCGGGATTTTCTTCATCGCGTATTTTTTCTTCGAAGTCCCATCTAATCTGCTGCTGGAGAAATTCGGCGCGCGCCGCTGGATCGCGCGGATCATGTTCACGTGGGGCATTCTCGCGGGCGCGATGGCGTATATCCCAGATATTGCGCGCTTCACGGGACTCTCTCCCGCGCACGTGTTTTACGGCCTGCGCATTCTGCTCGGCGTGGCCGAGGCGGGTTTCTTTCCGGGCATCATCTTCCTGCTCACGCTGTGGTTTCCCGCCGCGTATCGCGGTCGCGTGGTCGGCTATTTCATGGCGGCGATTCCGCTGTCCACCGTGATCGGCGGCCCGATTTCCGGCGCCTTGCTGTCGATGAACGGCTTCGGCGGACTGGCCGGCTGGCAGTGGGTCTATCTGATCGAAGCCGCGCCCGCGCTGGTGCTCGCGTTCGTCGTGCTCTCCTACCTCACCGACAAGCCCGCCGACGCCACCTGGCTCGCCGCCGACGAACGCGGCTGGCTGGTCGCGCGCCAGAAGCAGGAGCGCGCGCATCGCGAAGCGGTGCATACGTTCAGCGTAAAAGAGGCGCTCTTCAATCCACGCGTGCTCGCGGTCGCGCTGATCTACTTCGGTGCGAACGCAACCAACTACGGGCTGAGTTTCTTCCTGCCGCAGATCGTCAAATCGTTTGGGCTCACCAATCTGCAGACGGGCTTCGTTACGTCGCTGCCGTATATCGTCGGCGTGATCAGCATGGTGTTCTGGGGACGCCATTCGGACCGCAAGCTCGAACGCAAATGGCACGTGGCGATTGCGCTGCTGGTGGCGGCGGGCGGCATCGCGGCAGCCGCCGGGCTCGACAATCCGGTGCAGAAGATGATCGCGCTGTCGATCGCCGGGTTCGGCATCTTCGGCTGTTTGCCGGTGATCTGGACCTTGCCGGCCTCGTTCCTGTCAGGCGCGGCGGCGGCGGGCGGCATCGCCGCGGTCAACTCGCTCGGCAATCTGGCGGGCTTCTTCGGACCGTATGCGATGGGCTGGATCAAGGACAGCACCGGCGGCTTCGGCGCCGGTTTGCTGTGCCTGTCGGGCGCGGGACTGGTCGGCGTCGCGGCCGTGCTGTTGCTGCATCACGATGCTTCGCTCGAAGCGTCGGCGGGTTTTTCGGATCCGGAGGTGGCGGGGGCGACCAAGGCGGCGGGGTCGTAG
- a CDS encoding glycoside hydrolase family 15 protein — MPDHRPVPPRPTLPTDARGMIGNMKTTALVSLRGSIDFMCFPRIDSPAIFAGLLEPSRGGAFSIEPTFDTANVKQMYLPDTNVLLTRFMTPEGVCELMDFMPVPEDGSGADADAPLPNCVIRVVRVVHGRMAFRMRCEPRFDYARGTHTALIDKDGGVEFHADANAGIEGCMQLRLNSTLPLALDHGAAHAEFELSHGETAGFVFGDAEGLREKSFDCEAALADTIRYWRSWSAHSTYRGRYREVVMRSALTLKLLSSSEHCAIVAAPTFGLAEALDGSRRWDYRFTWIRDAAFSVYALLRLGYTGEARHFMTWIAGRSRHCDSDGSLNVMYTVDGKEPPEETEIATLSSENGVAGMPLVGNAARDQIQLDVYGALLDAIYLYNKYGAAISHDGWRDVTRTVDYVVEHWREPDHGIWEFRNGLRPLLHSRLMCWVTVDRAQRKNLPESDFCV; from the coding sequence ATGCCCGATCACCGACCTGTTCCACCGAGACCGACGCTGCCGACCGACGCGCGCGGCATGATCGGCAACATGAAGACCACGGCGCTCGTCTCGCTGCGCGGCTCGATCGACTTCATGTGCTTTCCGCGCATCGACTCGCCGGCGATTTTCGCCGGCCTGCTCGAACCGTCGCGCGGCGGCGCTTTCTCGATCGAACCCACGTTCGACACCGCCAACGTCAAGCAGATGTATCTGCCCGACACCAATGTCCTGCTGACCCGTTTCATGACGCCCGAGGGCGTGTGCGAACTGATGGATTTCATGCCGGTGCCCGAGGATGGCAGCGGCGCCGATGCCGACGCGCCGCTACCCAACTGCGTGATCCGCGTCGTGCGGGTCGTGCATGGGCGCATGGCGTTCAGGATGCGTTGCGAGCCGCGCTTCGACTATGCGCGCGGCACACACACGGCTCTCATCGATAAGGACGGCGGCGTGGAATTCCACGCCGACGCCAACGCTGGCATTGAAGGCTGCATGCAACTGCGCCTCAATAGCACCCTGCCGCTCGCGCTCGACCACGGCGCCGCGCACGCGGAATTCGAGCTGAGCCATGGCGAGACGGCCGGCTTCGTTTTCGGCGATGCCGAAGGCTTGCGCGAAAAGTCGTTCGATTGCGAAGCGGCGCTGGCCGATACGATCCGCTACTGGCGAAGCTGGTCGGCGCACTCCACTTATCGCGGCCGCTACCGCGAAGTCGTGATGCGCTCGGCGCTGACCTTGAAGCTGCTCAGTTCCAGCGAGCACTGTGCGATCGTGGCCGCGCCGACTTTCGGGCTCGCCGAAGCGCTCGACGGTTCGCGCCGCTGGGACTACCGCTTCACGTGGATTCGCGACGCCGCGTTCTCCGTGTACGCGCTGTTGCGCCTCGGCTATACCGGCGAAGCGCGGCATTTCATGACATGGATCGCCGGACGCAGCCGACATTGCGATTCGGACGGCTCGCTGAACGTCATGTACACCGTCGACGGCAAGGAGCCGCCAGAAGAAACCGAAATCGCGACGCTATCGAGCGAAAACGGCGTGGCGGGCATGCCGCTCGTCGGCAACGCCGCCCGCGATCAGATCCAGCTCGACGTGTACGGCGCGCTGCTCGACGCGATCTATCTGTACAACAAGTACGGCGCCGCGATTTCGCATGATGGCTGGCGCGACGTCACGCGCACCGTCGACTATGTGGTCGAACACTGGCGCGAACCGGACCACGGCATCTGGGAGTTTCGCAACGGCCTGCGGCCCCTGCTCCATTCGCGGCTGATGTGCTGGGTCACGGTGGATCGCGCACAGCGCAAAAATCTTCCGGAATCGGATTTCTGCGTCTAG
- a CDS encoding N-acetylmuramoyl-L-alanine amidase family protein → MKAIANARRQSGISKVRMPKLNKKDSIVITASKRQKHPAIGSRYVVWTRLALFAGCVVAALANVPCEAAYIVVDTGHTPQRPGATGASGRVEYLYNLDLSAAVAHDLQAYGDRVARTSADGKEIALQDRSTHSPGADLFVSIHHDSLQQAWIDAGRRRDYRGYSIFVSQLNPHYEESLRCAKAIGEQMLAAGEKPSLYHATPIKGENRPLLDRRLGIHRFDDLIVLKTAPMPAVLVEAGVIANPDEETRLRNPATIARIAQAISKGIEACR, encoded by the coding sequence ATGAAGGCAATCGCAAACGCTCGCAGGCAATCCGGCATTTCAAAAGTCCGCATGCCGAAGCTCAATAAAAAGGATTCGATTGTGATCACCGCGTCGAAACGACAGAAACATCCGGCAATCGGCTCGCGTTACGTCGTATGGACACGGCTCGCGCTATTTGCAGGCTGCGTCGTCGCGGCGCTGGCCAACGTTCCGTGCGAGGCGGCTTATATCGTCGTGGACACCGGGCACACGCCGCAGCGTCCGGGCGCGACCGGCGCAAGCGGGCGCGTCGAATATCTCTACAACCTGGATCTGAGTGCGGCTGTCGCGCACGACCTGCAAGCGTACGGGGATCGCGTCGCGCGCACATCCGCCGACGGCAAGGAAATCGCGCTGCAGGATCGCTCGACGCATTCGCCCGGCGCCGATCTGTTCGTTTCGATTCACCACGACTCGCTGCAGCAGGCATGGATCGACGCCGGCCGCCGACGCGACTATCGCGGCTACTCGATCTTCGTGTCGCAACTGAATCCGCATTACGAAGAAAGCCTGCGTTGCGCGAAGGCCATCGGCGAACAGATGTTAGCCGCGGGAGAAAAGCCGTCGCTGTATCACGCCACGCCGATCAAAGGGGAGAACCGGCCGTTGCTGGATCGGCGCCTCGGCATTCATCGCTTCGACGATCTGATCGTGCTGAAAACCGCGCCGATGCCCGCCGTGCTCGTCGAGGCCGGCGTGATTGCGAATCCCGACGAGGAAACCCGGCTGCGCAATCCGGCGACCATCGCACGCATCGCGCAAGCGATCAGCAAGGGCATCGAGGCCTGCCGCTGA